A single genomic interval of Arthrobacter sp. NicSoilB8 harbors:
- a CDS encoding IclR family transcriptional regulator, which yields MVDESTTSIRSVERAAAIVQAIADAGKAGSRLTDVAVATGLSKTTTHRLLGTLCNLGWVELDEQNATYVLGYPLVALGLAASDRHGFLNLAAPHLLRLAELTGDTVYLTVKAGAQAVCIDRVLGTFPIRAVTTNIGERRILGSCAGSLALLAWADPDEVERLLVSLPSVELAAGPVPDPAELPMLIQRARVRGYTQTPAMLVPGAEGLGVPVLSATGTAIAAFSVDAIAARLSEPRRSQVAEWMKREAAVLAHRLRQFDSAPSEGTVRRLLQ from the coding sequence TTGGTCGACGAGTCAACGACCTCAATCCGCAGCGTGGAACGCGCTGCTGCGATCGTGCAAGCTATCGCCGACGCCGGTAAGGCCGGAAGCCGGTTGACCGACGTTGCCGTCGCCACGGGGTTATCCAAGACGACAACGCACAGGCTCCTCGGGACGCTGTGCAACCTTGGCTGGGTTGAACTCGATGAGCAGAACGCCACTTATGTCCTCGGGTACCCACTCGTGGCACTCGGACTGGCCGCATCAGACCGTCACGGCTTCCTCAACTTGGCTGCGCCGCACCTACTCCGACTGGCAGAACTGACCGGAGACACCGTCTACCTCACTGTTAAGGCCGGAGCTCAAGCAGTCTGTATCGACCGAGTGCTCGGGACATTCCCCATCCGAGCCGTCACAACGAATATCGGCGAACGCCGCATCCTCGGCTCGTGCGCGGGTAGCCTTGCGCTACTGGCGTGGGCAGACCCGGACGAGGTCGAACGACTGCTCGTCTCGTTGCCTAGTGTCGAACTCGCCGCAGGCCCCGTTCCGGATCCGGCCGAACTCCCCATGCTGATCCAACGGGCGCGGGTCCGCGGGTATACACAAACGCCGGCCATGCTCGTGCCGGGCGCGGAAGGCCTTGGAGTCCCGGTGCTCAGCGCAACAGGGACCGCGATAGCAGCCTTTAGTGTGGACGCGATCGCTGCCCGCTTGTCCGAGCCTCGACGGTCACAAGTTGCGGAGTGGATGAAACGAGAGGCCGCGGTTCTCGCCCATCGCCTGCGACAATTCGACAGCGCGCCTAGCGAGGGTACAGTGCGTCGGCTGCTGCAATAA
- a CDS encoding OsmC family protein has protein sequence METTQAVNGVDLGGLRDTIDAVRANRSLGKVTFAVNGVWENGFRLQSTTGGLTQAGSVDDSRRGKFTMSSDEPAQLLGADTAVSPAEYVLQALAGCYTVTLVANAASRNIELESYHLELEADFDLASFLGVAPEEAPGARQIRVKIDVKAPGASRQDLEELVEAVQKRSPIRDTLIRPVDVVTTLV, from the coding sequence ATGGAAACAACGCAGGCGGTAAATGGAGTCGATCTCGGTGGTCTTAGGGACACTATCGACGCAGTTCGGGCCAACCGCTCTCTTGGTAAGGTCACGTTTGCCGTAAATGGGGTGTGGGAGAACGGATTCCGGCTGCAGTCGACCACCGGCGGTCTGACTCAGGCGGGCAGCGTCGACGACTCACGCCGGGGCAAATTCACCATGAGCAGCGACGAACCTGCTCAGCTTTTGGGCGCCGACACCGCCGTTTCTCCGGCAGAGTATGTGCTTCAGGCGTTGGCAGGGTGCTACACGGTGACACTCGTAGCCAATGCCGCGTCTCGTAACATCGAGCTTGAAAGTTACCATCTGGAACTCGAAGCCGACTTCGATCTGGCGTCCTTCTTGGGTGTCGCCCCTGAGGAGGCGCCCGGGGCCAGACAGATCCGAGTGAAAATCGATGTGAAGGCACCAGGTGCCAGCCGTCAGGATCTGGAGGAACTCGTCGAGGCGGTGCAGAAGCGTTCTCCGATCCGGGACACGTTGATTCGGCCTGTCGACGTGGTAACGACCCTCGTATAA
- a CDS encoding AraC family transcriptional regulator — MLKDADLDWQTALTNAEIDPDAIDRPGGTIPAKKELAFQLQFVALTKDRVDLWVKAAQAYTLGSFGIRGLALATAPTIAAWVEAGSSTDYAPGLMEITPLRTSDGTVTGMEYTYPDTPAELIPFSVYRDFCVIARTFTWMYGGPFPFTRVEFPLAEASPEIFPFVPCAIDCGSDALRLWWAPETSVQELPFGNAFQHEAWLKADHQILDNLRATGDWPDTVMKTIRAAPELNRKLANVAATLRVSPRTLQRKLELTGDDFAQLRDKALGDLAADLLSKTDHSVARISRALGYTDPTSFTIAFKRWNGMPPTAYRDAARYKNNAKSKA, encoded by the coding sequence GTGTTGAAAGACGCGGATCTTGATTGGCAAACTGCGCTCACAAACGCAGAAATCGACCCCGACGCGATCGACCGCCCGGGAGGCACTATTCCTGCGAAGAAGGAGTTGGCCTTCCAACTGCAGTTCGTCGCTCTCACAAAAGATCGTGTAGACCTCTGGGTGAAGGCCGCACAGGCCTACACACTGGGATCCTTCGGTATTCGCGGATTGGCCCTCGCTACGGCGCCGACCATTGCGGCCTGGGTAGAAGCTGGCAGCTCAACAGACTATGCCCCCGGCCTGATGGAAATTACGCCTCTCCGGACATCGGATGGCACGGTGACTGGCATGGAGTACACCTACCCCGATACTCCTGCAGAGCTCATCCCGTTCAGCGTCTACCGCGATTTCTGCGTCATTGCCCGAACGTTCACGTGGATGTACGGCGGCCCTTTCCCCTTCACCCGGGTCGAATTCCCTCTCGCAGAAGCCTCCCCTGAGATTTTCCCCTTCGTCCCGTGCGCCATCGACTGCGGATCCGACGCACTACGGCTCTGGTGGGCTCCTGAAACATCGGTACAGGAGCTCCCCTTCGGCAACGCCTTTCAACACGAAGCTTGGCTCAAAGCGGATCACCAAATTCTTGACAATCTCAGGGCAACCGGCGACTGGCCCGACACTGTCATGAAGACCATAAGAGCCGCGCCGGAGCTAAACCGCAAACTGGCAAATGTGGCCGCAACACTGCGGGTCTCCCCCCGCACCCTGCAACGCAAGCTCGAACTAACCGGTGACGACTTTGCCCAGCTCCGGGACAAAGCCCTGGGTGACCTCGCCGCCGATCTGCTCTCGAAAACGGATCACTCTGTAGCACGGATATCCCGCGCTCTTGGCTACACAGACCCAACGAGCTTCACCATCGCCTTCAAACGATGGAATGGGATGCCACCGACGGCCTACAGGGATGCTGCCCGGTACAAGAACAATGCGAAGTCCAAGGCTTAG
- a CDS encoding flavin reductase family protein yields the protein MSISIAQSLEPAITADEFKAAFRNHPGGVAVITADAGNGPVGLTATSVISASAEPAILAFSVSEFSSSTPTILSADTVVVHLLSAEQVDIAKLCATSGIDRFADTSLWSRLETGEPYFVQAQAWIRGRIINSMAAGGSSIVAVEALQASPALSGDAAPGDPLVYHNRRWHALGDASQI from the coding sequence GTGAGCATATCCATCGCCCAAAGCCTTGAACCGGCAATCACTGCCGACGAATTCAAGGCGGCATTCCGTAACCATCCCGGTGGGGTCGCTGTCATTACGGCTGATGCGGGCAACGGGCCGGTCGGCCTGACAGCAACGTCTGTTATTTCGGCCAGCGCAGAACCTGCGATTCTGGCATTCTCAGTATCGGAATTTTCGTCCAGTACCCCGACCATTCTCAGTGCAGACACTGTCGTTGTGCATCTACTGAGCGCTGAACAAGTGGACATTGCCAAGCTCTGCGCCACCAGCGGCATCGACCGTTTTGCTGACACCTCTCTCTGGTCGCGACTGGAGACTGGAGAGCCCTACTTTGTGCAGGCCCAGGCCTGGATCCGGGGCAGGATCATCAACTCGATGGCAGCCGGCGGGTCGTCCATCGTGGCTGTCGAGGCGCTGCAGGCGTCGCCGGCGCTGTCAGGCGACGCGGCACCCGGGGACCCGCTGGTCTATCACAACCGGCGTTGGCACGCCCTTGGGGATGCATCCCAGATCTGA
- a CDS encoding LLM class flavin-dependent oxidoreductase: protein MSIASNETATDHPVDRDFVADYTVERDSSPMVGGDNAFKVAIFGANVSTGQGGLNFAENSIKLGNWGEVQHLAQKADRYGVDGFIPIARWQGLAGPDRPWGRQFETFTWAAGLAAVTQNIQIIATCNVQFMNPVMGAKMVTTIDHISGGRMGLNVTAGYFKPEYDIFGVELPEHDVRYELADEWIEIAERLWANEEQQFDFDGKFFNLKGAQAYPKPVQSPRPMVMSAGSSPAGQEFAFKHANVLFASVASVEHSGEITPKIRQKADAAGREDLGLWAGAHIIVKDTEKEARAYADYVTESTDWESALRYREIIRSGTQSFNWDEYKQSEDYKRDESVRAFGRAALMPITGTPEMVVEELQKLQASGITGICTGLVDYDEGLDRLNEQIFPLMREAGLRA, encoded by the coding sequence ATGAGCATCGCATCTAACGAAACTGCCACCGACCATCCCGTTGATCGCGACTTCGTCGCGGATTACACCGTCGAGCGTGACAGTAGCCCGATGGTCGGAGGCGATAACGCTTTCAAGGTCGCGATCTTCGGGGCGAACGTCTCGACCGGGCAAGGCGGCCTGAACTTCGCGGAGAACTCGATCAAGCTTGGCAACTGGGGCGAGGTGCAGCATCTTGCGCAGAAGGCGGACCGGTACGGAGTGGACGGATTCATCCCCATCGCGCGCTGGCAGGGGCTCGCAGGTCCCGACCGCCCCTGGGGCCGTCAGTTCGAGACGTTCACCTGGGCGGCAGGACTCGCCGCAGTGACGCAGAACATTCAGATCATCGCAACATGCAACGTGCAGTTCATGAACCCCGTGATGGGCGCGAAGATGGTAACCACCATTGACCACATCAGCGGCGGCCGCATGGGGCTCAACGTAACAGCGGGTTACTTCAAGCCCGAGTACGATATCTTCGGCGTGGAACTCCCCGAGCACGACGTGCGCTACGAACTCGCCGACGAGTGGATTGAGATCGCCGAGCGCCTGTGGGCGAACGAGGAGCAGCAGTTCGACTTCGACGGCAAATTCTTCAATCTGAAGGGTGCGCAGGCGTACCCGAAGCCGGTGCAGTCCCCTCGCCCGATGGTGATGAGTGCCGGTTCAAGCCCCGCAGGGCAGGAGTTCGCGTTCAAGCACGCAAACGTCCTGTTCGCGTCGGTTGCCAGCGTCGAGCACAGCGGGGAGATCACTCCAAAAATCCGGCAGAAAGCTGACGCGGCCGGTCGCGAGGACCTCGGCCTGTGGGCGGGCGCGCACATCATCGTCAAGGACACCGAGAAGGAAGCACGCGCCTACGCCGACTACGTAACAGAGAGCACCGACTGGGAGAGCGCGCTTCGCTATCGCGAGATCATCCGCAGCGGCACCCAGAGCTTCAACTGGGATGAGTACAAGCAGTCCGAGGACTACAAGCGTGACGAGTCGGTGAGGGCCTTTGGCCGCGCGGCACTCATGCCGATCACTGGTACCCCTGAGATGGTCGTCGAGGAGCTGCAGAAGTTGCAGGCCTCGGGCATCACGGGCATCTGCACCGGCCTCGTCGACTATGACGAGGGCCTCGACCGGCTGAACGAGCAGATCTTCCCGCTGATGCGCGAGGCGGGCCTGCGCGCCTGA
- a CDS encoding cupin domain-containing protein — protein sequence MTFPDPKKFQLVVAGPNESGEADFLEVGPAAEFDFPGVAAGAFFWAVDGGHSKTNFGAPPSKVALAGPNGSTFGISSFPANSSGEVDAATLDESMTATDDDGDAGMHASDTIDYEVVISGKVDLVLPGGKKRTLVPGDLLVMAGVPHAWKNPYDEDCVYVVVTVGFNTPEVAS from the coding sequence ATGACTTTTCCTGATCCTAAGAAATTCCAACTCGTCGTCGCGGGACCGAACGAGTCCGGCGAAGCCGACTTCCTCGAAGTCGGCCCGGCCGCCGAGTTCGACTTCCCCGGCGTGGCAGCGGGTGCCTTTTTCTGGGCTGTGGACGGGGGCCACAGCAAAACGAACTTCGGTGCCCCTCCAAGCAAGGTCGCCCTCGCAGGACCCAATGGATCCACCTTCGGCATCAGCAGCTTCCCCGCGAACTCTTCGGGGGAGGTGGACGCGGCGACGCTGGACGAAAGCATGACCGCCACCGACGACGACGGCGACGCCGGGATGCACGCGAGCGACACCATCGACTACGAGGTGGTCATCTCGGGCAAGGTGGACCTCGTACTCCCCGGAGGGAAGAAGCGCACGCTCGTTCCGGGAGACCTGCTCGTCATGGCCGGCGTGCCCCATGCCTGGAAGAACCCGTACGACGAGGACTGCGTCTACGTCGTGGTCACCGTCGGTTTCAACACCCCCGAGGTCGCATCATGA
- a CDS encoding isocitrate lyase/PEP mutase family protein, producing MSLTSPGKALRAVFDSPETALVPFGALPLHAQMAQHAGFDAFQLSGGMSAWWQGVSDTGWLTLTEVVEHAKRTARAADIPIYCDADTGFGAPINVQRTVSEFIDAGVAGIHIEDQREPKKSGGVAGIELVSDAEAIGRLNAAVEARDRLDKDFVIVARTDGYGAAGGGVDEAIRRAQVYKAETGADVIFYEGFHTWEQAELALKETPGPAYAVGVPLIGRKTVAEMTAIGQAIQPVAFVLPGVKEVWRLLMQVKESGEATPIGEYIDHLNDGPDSIGWGAMFGRPLTDYVRETEDRFLPQESRRNYDNNVHVGESY from the coding sequence ATGAGTCTGACCTCACCCGGCAAGGCGTTGCGTGCAGTCTTCGACAGTCCCGAGACGGCGCTGGTGCCGTTCGGCGCCTTGCCGCTCCACGCTCAGATGGCGCAGCACGCGGGCTTCGACGCGTTCCAGCTCTCCGGCGGCATGTCTGCCTGGTGGCAGGGTGTCTCCGACACGGGATGGCTCACCCTGACCGAGGTGGTTGAGCATGCAAAGCGCACTGCCCGCGCCGCTGACATTCCCATCTATTGCGACGCCGATACTGGCTTCGGTGCGCCCATCAACGTGCAGCGCACGGTGTCCGAGTTCATCGACGCGGGCGTCGCCGGAATCCACATTGAGGATCAGCGGGAGCCCAAGAAATCGGGCGGTGTGGCCGGGATCGAATTGGTTTCCGACGCCGAGGCCATCGGACGACTGAACGCCGCCGTCGAAGCCCGCGACAGGTTGGACAAAGATTTCGTTATCGTCGCCCGCACCGACGGCTACGGTGCCGCCGGAGGCGGCGTCGACGAGGCGATCCGCCGCGCGCAGGTCTACAAAGCCGAGACCGGCGCGGACGTCATCTTCTACGAGGGATTCCATACCTGGGAGCAGGCCGAACTCGCGCTGAAGGAGACACCCGGACCCGCCTACGCCGTCGGGGTTCCGCTGATCGGACGTAAGACCGTCGCCGAGATGACCGCGATCGGCCAGGCGATTCAGCCCGTGGCTTTCGTGCTACCGGGGGTCAAAGAGGTTTGGCGCCTGCTCATGCAGGTCAAGGAATCGGGCGAGGCCACACCCATCGGCGAGTACATCGACCACTTGAACGATGGCCCCGACAGCATCGGCTGGGGCGCAATGTTCGGCCGTCCCTTGACCGACTACGTGCGTGAAACCGAGGACAGGTTCCTCCCGCAGGAATCGCGCCGCAACTATGACAACAACGTCCACGTTGGAGAGAGCTACTAA
- a CDS encoding glucose 1-dehydrogenase, whose product MMKDKAGLVTGAGSGIGRAGALAFAKNGARVVVSDIDEAAGRETVEIIAASGGKAVFFQCDVSDEEQVKALVDATVSNFGQLDFAFNNAGMNGVFAPIGETDSATWDRVMKVNLYSTFYCLKHEVNAMLKTGGGAIVNTASAAGLVGIANNAPYTASKFGVVGITRNAAMDYGPLGIRINALTPGSTTSPMMKNAFEQNPPEFRERILSAIPMRGLAEPEDQADAVVWLCSDQARMVTGISLAVDGGWLAGK is encoded by the coding sequence ATGATGAAGGACAAAGCCGGCCTCGTCACCGGCGCAGGCTCGGGCATTGGCCGGGCAGGTGCCCTGGCGTTCGCAAAGAACGGCGCGCGCGTAGTGGTGTCCGATATTGATGAGGCAGCCGGGCGCGAAACGGTGGAGATCATCGCAGCATCTGGTGGGAAGGCTGTCTTCTTCCAGTGCGATGTCAGCGACGAGGAGCAGGTCAAGGCCCTTGTCGACGCGACGGTGTCCAACTTCGGGCAGCTGGACTTCGCTTTCAACAATGCCGGGATGAACGGTGTCTTCGCACCTATTGGGGAGACCGACAGCGCGACCTGGGACCGGGTCATGAAGGTGAACCTGTACAGCACCTTCTACTGCCTGAAGCACGAAGTCAACGCGATGCTGAAGACCGGAGGCGGTGCGATCGTCAACACTGCGTCTGCTGCGGGCCTCGTCGGAATCGCCAACAACGCCCCGTACACCGCCTCGAAGTTCGGCGTCGTCGGCATTACGAGGAACGCGGCCATGGACTACGGCCCCCTTGGCATCCGTATCAACGCTCTCACCCCGGGGTCGACGACGAGTCCCATGATGAAAAACGCCTTCGAGCAGAACCCGCCCGAATTCCGGGAAAGGATTCTGTCGGCGATTCCGATGCGCGGGCTGGCCGAACCCGAGGATCAGGCAGATGCGGTTGTGTGGCTCTGCTCTGACCAGGCCCGCATGGTAACCGGGATTTCCCTGGCGGTCGACGGCGGCTGGTTGGCCGGAAAGTAA
- a CDS encoding SDR family NAD(P)-dependent oxidoreductase has protein sequence MTNLDFKGRVAIVTGAGQGMGREHAKMLASRGARVVVNDVNAANAAEAVAEITNAGGTAVVDSHNVVNEAPEIVQTALDSFGQLDIVVNNAGINAFGRFWEMESDTWWRIFDVAVKGVVGVSRAAMPHLIASGSGRLINISSNGVMGVPTDSAYNAAKAAIWGLGITLAAEAREVGVQVTTLMPVALTPMTEDAFPNPVIKDAMRTTVPASSVSAFVAWLAHQDTTVFGETFEIAGVAAGRVAIAGMPRMKVEAPTPESWADSGEALMKDGDLRAFRTASESFRDQMVYLAPELDEVLPANAADVSR, from the coding sequence ATGACCAATCTTGATTTCAAGGGCCGGGTGGCAATCGTCACTGGCGCGGGGCAGGGAATGGGCCGCGAGCACGCAAAGATGCTCGCCTCCCGCGGAGCGCGGGTGGTCGTCAATGACGTCAACGCGGCGAATGCGGCCGAAGCTGTGGCCGAGATAACCAACGCAGGCGGCACCGCAGTGGTTGACAGCCATAACGTCGTCAACGAGGCGCCTGAGATCGTCCAGACCGCCCTCGATTCCTTTGGGCAGCTTGACATCGTCGTGAATAACGCCGGGATTAACGCGTTCGGCCGCTTCTGGGAGATGGAATCCGATACGTGGTGGCGCATCTTCGACGTGGCCGTTAAAGGCGTGGTCGGAGTCTCGCGTGCAGCCATGCCACACCTCATTGCCTCAGGCAGTGGCCGGCTTATCAACATCTCCTCGAACGGGGTCATGGGCGTGCCAACCGACTCGGCCTACAACGCCGCCAAGGCCGCCATCTGGGGTCTCGGCATCACCCTCGCCGCCGAGGCCCGCGAGGTGGGAGTTCAAGTCACCACCCTGATGCCGGTGGCCTTGACGCCGATGACGGAGGACGCCTTCCCCAACCCTGTCATTAAGGACGCCATGCGCACGACGGTTCCGGCGAGCTCGGTGTCTGCCTTCGTGGCGTGGCTGGCACACCAGGACACAACAGTCTTCGGCGAAACGTTTGAGATCGCCGGAGTCGCAGCCGGTCGCGTGGCAATTGCCGGCATGCCGCGAATGAAGGTCGAAGCACCTACGCCCGAGAGCTGGGCCGACAGCGGGGAGGCGCTCATGAAGGACGGCGACCTGCGGGCATTCCGCACCGCGAGCGAGTCGTTCCGTGACCAGATGGTGTACTTGGCGCCCGAACTGGACGAGGTCCTCCCGGCCAACGCAGCAGACGTCTCAAGGTGA
- a CDS encoding NAD(P)-binding domain-containing protein, which produces MKIGILGAGSIGATLARKLSGAGHDVKVANSRGPETINSDIVASGARPVEASSAVTDVDVLITSIPLSRMPEVKTLITGLPANTVIIDTSNYYPLRDGRVEALEDGKVESVWITEQLGRPVAKAWNAITAGSFEAYGREDGDPDRIAIPVAADRDRDKAVAMALVEETGFDAVDAGSLADSWRQQPGAPSYCTDFTRQKLPEALAAADKARLPQRRDIALAAITERFPDYSEVTADYLVRLHRAIYS; this is translated from the coding sequence ATGAAGATCGGCATTCTAGGAGCAGGTTCGATAGGCGCCACACTCGCCCGCAAGCTGAGTGGAGCCGGCCATGATGTTAAGGTTGCGAACTCCCGCGGCCCCGAAACCATCAATTCCGACATTGTGGCATCGGGTGCCCGACCAGTAGAGGCAAGCAGCGCTGTCACCGACGTCGATGTCCTCATCACGTCCATTCCGCTCAGCCGGATGCCCGAGGTCAAAACTCTTATCACCGGCCTCCCGGCCAACACCGTCATCATCGATACATCCAACTACTACCCACTGCGTGATGGGCGGGTGGAAGCCCTGGAAGACGGGAAGGTCGAAAGCGTCTGGATTACCGAGCAGCTCGGGCGCCCGGTTGCGAAGGCCTGGAACGCCATCACGGCCGGGTCCTTCGAAGCCTATGGAAGAGAAGATGGGGATCCCGACCGGATCGCGATCCCTGTGGCCGCGGATCGCGATCGCGACAAAGCGGTAGCAATGGCCCTCGTCGAGGAGACCGGGTTTGACGCGGTCGACGCCGGATCCCTGGCGGACTCCTGGCGCCAGCAGCCCGGAGCGCCCAGCTATTGCACCGACTTTACGCGCCAGAAGTTGCCCGAGGCCCTTGCCGCCGCTGATAAGGCCCGGCTCCCGCAGCGACGGGACATCGCGCTTGCAGCCATCACCGAACGGTTCCCGGACTATTCGGAAGTCACCGCCGACTACCTTGTCCGACTGCATCGGGCCATCTACAGCTGA
- a CDS encoding acetyl-CoA C-acetyltransferase has translation MNRKEDVVIVGAARTPQGRLMGQLASVSAVELGGVAIAAALDRAGISADAVDAVVMGQVIQAGAGQNPARQAAVAGGIPLCAHAVTVNKVCLSGLSAIIEASRLLQLGEAEVVIAGGQESMSNAPHLLPGSRAGHLYGDAVLTDALAGDGLTDAFDHESMGLNTDRANDLLGIGRAEQDKAAADSHRRAAAAQDAGYFDTEIVPVKVPRRRGAPELAGSDEGVRPDSTEDSLSKLRPAFSPTGTVTAGNASPLTDGAAAVVLTTRGYAEAHGLEVVAVLGAHGQIAGPDTSLPDKPAQAIAKALGAAGWTVGELDFMEINEAFASVALHSAAQLGIGMDRVNVNGGAIALGHPIGASGARVVVSAVYELQRRGRGKAAVALCGGGGQGEALLLSLG, from the coding sequence GTGAACCGTAAGGAAGATGTAGTCATCGTGGGGGCTGCCCGGACTCCCCAGGGCAGGTTGATGGGCCAGCTCGCCTCGGTGTCCGCCGTCGAGCTCGGCGGGGTTGCAATCGCTGCCGCTTTGGACAGGGCAGGCATCAGTGCTGATGCTGTTGACGCCGTTGTCATGGGCCAGGTGATCCAGGCAGGGGCCGGCCAGAACCCTGCGCGGCAGGCAGCCGTAGCCGGGGGGATCCCGCTCTGTGCCCACGCTGTCACCGTTAATAAGGTGTGCCTGTCCGGGCTGAGCGCGATCATCGAAGCCAGCCGGCTGCTCCAGCTTGGAGAAGCGGAAGTGGTCATCGCAGGAGGCCAGGAATCAATGAGCAATGCCCCGCATCTGCTTCCCGGTTCGCGCGCCGGGCACTTGTACGGGGACGCCGTGCTGACAGACGCCCTTGCCGGCGACGGACTCACCGATGCCTTCGACCACGAGTCAATGGGCCTCAACACTGATCGTGCCAATGACTTACTCGGCATCGGGCGCGCCGAGCAGGACAAGGCCGCTGCAGACTCCCACCGGCGGGCAGCAGCGGCCCAGGACGCAGGGTACTTCGATACGGAAATTGTTCCGGTCAAAGTGCCTCGTCGTCGGGGAGCGCCTGAACTGGCCGGCAGCGACGAGGGCGTCCGGCCGGACAGCACTGAGGATTCCCTCAGCAAACTTCGGCCGGCCTTTTCCCCCACAGGTACCGTCACGGCGGGCAACGCCTCGCCGCTCACGGATGGCGCTGCCGCCGTCGTTCTGACCACGCGCGGCTATGCGGAAGCCCACGGTTTAGAGGTCGTGGCGGTACTCGGGGCACATGGACAGATCGCAGGTCCGGACACATCACTGCCAGACAAACCCGCCCAGGCCATTGCGAAGGCGCTCGGAGCCGCAGGTTGGACCGTGGGGGAGCTGGACTTCATGGAGATTAACGAGGCGTTCGCCTCCGTGGCGCTCCACTCGGCGGCGCAGCTCGGAATTGGGATGGACAGGGTCAACGTCAACGGCGGTGCCATTGCTCTCGGACACCCCATCGGCGCCTCGGGGGCACGTGTCGTCGTCTCGGCCGTGTACGAACTCCAGCGCCGCGGAAGGGGCAAGGCCGCGGTGGCCCTGTGTGGTGGAGGCGGGCAGGGCGAGGCACTGCTCCTGTCCCTGGGCTGA